TGGTCTTCCAATTTTTTTAACTTCTCGCCTGCCTCTTTTATATCCGTTTTTGTGGCCACTACGGCAAAGGGTTTCTCACCGACCTTCGGGCTGTAGACTGAAACCTCATGGCGAACCGCGTTAAAATCGGCAACGGGATCGCCCTCTATCGACTCGGAGATATCCACCAAATGAAGCAGAAGCCGGGTTCGTTCGATATGGCGGAGGAATTGATACCCCAACCCCTTTCCCGCACTGGCACCTTCAATTAACCCGGGTATGTCGGCTACCACAAAGCTTTTGAAATCCCCCCACGAAACCACCCCAAGCTGGGGGGTGAGGGTGGTAAACGGATAATCAGCCACTTTGGGGCGGGCGGAGGAAATGGAAGAAATCAATGTGGATTTTCCGGAGTTGGGAAGACCCACCAGGCCCACATCCGCCAGCAATTTCAATTCCAGCATCAACCACCGGGACTCCCCCTCTTTTCCTTCCTCGGCAAACATGGGCGCTTGACGTGTAGAGGTGGCAAATTCCGCGTTCCCCCTTCCCCCTAAACCTCCCCGGGCCACCAGGAGTTCCTCCCCGTCGCGATTTAAATCTCCCAATACCGCTTGTGTTTCAAATTCCTTGACCAATGACCCCATGGGAACCTGGATCAATAAAGACACACCGTCTTTCCCTGTGCAATCCTTCCCCTGGCCATGCTGTCCTCTCGGAGCATGATAATGTTGCTGATACCGAAGATCCAAAAGGGTGGTCAGATTTCGAGAAGCGCGCAATACCACACTTCCCCCTTTTCCGCCGTTGCCTCCGCTGGGCCCCCCTTTGGGAACGTATTTTTCCCTGCGAAAAGCCACACAACCGTTTCCGCCGTCTCCGGCCTTCACAAATATTTTAACCTGATCGACAAACACGCTTTGGTTCCCTCAAAAAGATGGCGCGTCCAAAGGCACGCCTGAAGCCCTATAAAATTTGGAAACGAACCGAGGGAAAAAGGAAGGAATTATTAAGAGAGAGAACTACTGGCTGGAAGGATAAACACTGATTTTCTTCTTATCTCTTCCCTCCCGCTCAAAAGCAATCACACCTGTGATTTTTGCAAAAAGGGTATCATCCTTTCCCTTGCCCACATTCATACCTGGTAAAAACCGGGTTCCCCTTTGGCGGACCAAAATATTGCCCGCGGAGACCAACTGTCCCCCGAACCGTTTTACACCCAATCTTTGGGCGTTGCTGTCTCTCCCGTTTCGGGAAGAACCCACCCCTTTTTTATGTGCCATATCCGAAAACCCCCAATTGCTTAACCTTCTGTTTTAATTTCCTGAATTTTCACCCAGGTTTCACTTTGCCTGTGGCCTTGGGTCCGTTGATACCCTTTCCGTCGTTTCTTTTTAAAAATGAGGACTTTATCTCCACGGCGCTGGCCTAAAATCTCTGCCACAACGGAAGTATTCTCAAGGAAAGGTCGGCCAATCTGAACATTTTTTTCAGTCTGAATCAGGAGAACTTTATTTAAATCAACGGTATCCCCTGCGTTTCCCTCCAGGAGCTCCAACCGATGAGTCTCCCCTTCGGACATTTTATACTGCTTTCCACCCGTTTCTACAATCGCATACACGAAACACCTCCAAGTGTTGAATTGAACAGAATTATTTACCAAATTTCAGGCTCATTTGTCAAGGGATTATATCCTGGATACTTTCAGTGTTCAAATCAAAGATACTTGTGTTCAGCTCATAATCTCCAAAAAATAAAACGGATTTCAATTAGGGAAAAGGAAAAAAATCTGTTTTTGGTTGCTCCCACGTGGTAGCGGGGGTATGATTTTACAAATCAAAACAAAAAGGGTTCAGTTTGACAGGGACAAATTTCGTGGTAACCTGATCGGGATTTCAAACCAAAAAAATTGTAAGTATTAAAGGGGGAGGGAAATGAAACAGATTTTTACGATAATGATCATAGGATTCCTTTTAGCCACCGGGTGCACCACTCCGGGTAAAAAAACGGCCATTGGAACAGGGGTCGGTGCCGCCGGGGGAGCCGGTATTGGGGCGGCGATTGGAAGCGCCTCTGGACATGCGGGAAAAGGAGCCCTTATTGGGGCTGCTGCTGGAGCCCTTTTGGGAGGAGCTGTTGGAAACCGCTTAGATAAACAGACCAAAGAATTG
Above is a genomic segment from Nitrospiria bacterium containing:
- the obgE gene encoding GTPase ObgE, which codes for MFVDQVKIFVKAGDGGNGCVAFRREKYVPKGGPSGGNGGKGGSVVLRASRNLTTLLDLRYQQHYHAPRGQHGQGKDCTGKDGVSLLIQVPMGSLVKEFETQAVLGDLNRDGEELLVARGGLGGRGNAEFATSTRQAPMFAEEGKEGESRWLMLELKLLADVGLVGLPNSGKSTLISSISSARPKVADYPFTTLTPQLGVVSWGDFKSFVVADIPGLIEGASAGKGLGYQFLRHIERTRLLLHLVDISESIEGDPVADFNAVRHEVSVYSPKVGEKPFAVVATKTDIKEAGEKLKKLEDHCRAQGFQFFAVSAPTQEGMRELLNFVGRQISILQASSDELDKENGSQIREKLSFPV
- the rpmA gene encoding 50S ribosomal protein L27, with translation MAHKKGVGSSRNGRDSNAQRLGVKRFGGQLVSAGNILVRQRGTRFLPGMNVGKGKDDTLFAKITGVIAFEREGRDKKKISVYPSSQ
- the rplU gene encoding 50S ribosomal protein L21 produces the protein MYAIVETGGKQYKMSEGETHRLELLEGNAGDTVDLNKVLLIQTEKNVQIGRPFLENTSVVAEILGQRRGDKVLIFKKKRRKGYQRTQGHRQSETWVKIQEIKTEG